Genomic DNA from Rhodoferax mekongensis:
AGCCTAGCTAAGGCTTATCAAACTGAATGTGACAGCAAGTGTTTGATTTTTATAGGTTATTTGTCACTTTCCGGATTCGGATGTGATTCTAGGGTGACACCAGCGGAGCCAGGACGGTCAGTGTGACTGCCGCCATGCGCGTGCTCTGCCTTATTTCTTGGCCAAGGTTTTGCGGGCCTGCTCGATTCCGCCCACGTTTTCGGCTTTGCTAAAGCCCATGCCTTTAAGCGTTTCCAGCGCGATGCCGCTGCGCCGGCCACTCTGGCAGTACAGCAGCACGGTGTCGTCCTTGCCCACGCCCGCCTTGGCAATCTCCTGGGCGATGGCGGTGTGCTCGATGTTGATGGCGCCTTCCACATGCCCGGCGGCAAATTCCTGCGGGCTGCGCACGTCAATGATGACGTCTTTGGCCTGGGCCGTGAGGGCCCCCAAGGACATGGTGAGGGCGAGGGTGATGTTGGCGACGAGTGTTTTCATGCGGGGGCCTCAGGAGGTGGTGGGTTCCTGCGGATTGTCGCCGCCTCGCGCCAACCCGGTCTACTGCGGGATAAACCGCAGCCGGTAGATCAGCGCGCTCTCCGCGTACATCCGTGGCAGCGGCAAGCCCACTGCGGCCAGCCAAGCGCCGTGGGCGGTGGGCGGCAGGGCGGCTTGGGCACCGGCGGCAAGTGCTGCGTCGTTGAGCGGGCTGCTGGTCCACTCGGGTGGGGTCGGGTCCAGCCGCTCGATGGTGTAGTGCGCCGCCGGGCGCAGCATGGGAAGGCGCAGGGGCGGTGTGTTGCGGTGGGTAGTGGGCGCGGTGCGGTACACCAGCAGCAGAATTTCGCTGGCACCGGCGTCGCCATGGGCTTGCCAGACCACGCCGTCGCCAGCCTCGCCCAGCCACACCTGGCCGGTGTGCAGGCGGTTGCGTAGCTGTTTGTACATGCCCACCCAGCGGCCCAGGGCCATGCGGTCTTCGTCGCTCATGTGGCGCACGTCTGCCTCAATGCCCAGGTGCCCGCTCAACGCAACACCGGCACGGAAGTTCAGGCTCTGGCTACGGCCGGTGGTGTGCGCCGGGGCTGGGCCGATGTGGGCGCCCAGAATCTCTGGGGGCAAAAATTGCAGCGCGCCGCGCTGGATGGCCACGCGCGAGAGTGCGTCGTTGCAGTCGCTGGTCCAGACGCGGTGGGTGTGGGCGAGCACACCCATGTCCAGCCGCGCGCCGCCGGAGGCGCAGCTTTCAATCTCCAGCTGCGGGTGGGCTGCGCGCACCCGGTCCACCAGTGCATACAGCGCGTGCACAAACCGGCGGTAGGCCGGGTGGCCCAGCGCGTTGCCTGCGGTGGTGAGGTCGCGGTTCATGTCCCACTTGAGGTAGGCAATGGGCACATTGCTCAAGAGCGCGTGCAGCTTGGTAAACAGGTAGTCGGCCACCTCGGGGCGGGCCACGTCCAGCACCAGCTGGTTGCGCATGGTGAGCAGGGGGCGGCCTTCCAGCTGCAGCGCCCAGTCGGGGTGGGTGCGGAAGAGCTGGCTGTCGGGATTGACCATTTCGGGCTCGACCCACAGGCCGAACTCCATGCCCAGCTGGTTCACATGGCGGGCCAGGGGTTGCAGGCCATCGGGGTATTTAGCGGGGTCGGGCCACCAGTCGCCCAGGGCGGCGCGGTCGCTGTGGCGGCCCTGGAACCAGCCGTCGTCGAGCACAAAGCGCTCCACGCCCACGCTGGCGGCGGCTTCAGCCAGTGCCCGGATGTCGTCGGTGCGGTGGTCAAAGTACACCGCCTCCCAGGTGTTGAGGTGCACCGGGCGCGGGCGCATGCGGCCACCGGGCCAGGGCACGCGGCTGCGCACGGTGGCGTGGAAGTTCGCAGCCAGGCCGTTCAGGCCCTGCACCGAGCAGCTGGCAAACAGGGTGGGCGTTTGCAGTCGCTCGCCTGCGCCCAAGCGCACTTCGCCGGGGGCCAGCCACTCGCCCATTTGCCATTGGTATTGCCCGTCGTGCAGCCACTCGATGGCCTGGCGGTGGTTGCCTGACCACGCCAGGTGCGCGCCATACACCGTACCCGCGTGTTCAGTGCTGCCGGGCGTGGTGACTACGGCACCGGGAAAGCTGTCGTGCGAGGTGCGGCCGCGCCGGTTCTCGCGCTGCCAGGTGCTGCGCGAAAGGGCATCCACTTGCAACTGAAATTCGTTGGCCCACTGGCCGGTGTAAGAGCGCACCGCTTGGGCGTTGCCCGGCAGCGGCACGGTGCCTGCGGCCAGCCACTGCACGTCCAGCACATCAGGCCCGTCGTTCACCAGGGTGGTGCTGAGCTGCAGCACATCGTGCGCGTCCAGCGCCATGTGCAGCGTGAGGCGCAGTTGCGCCACGCTATCAGTGAGGTGGATGGCAATGCGCTTGCCGGTGAGCAGGGTTTCCACCTCGCAGTGGGTGAACTGTTGCGCAAACTGCTGGCCGCTTCGGTGGGCCAGCAAGGCGCTTTGCATGTACCAGCCCACGCCGAAGGTGGGGGCCACGGTCAGCGGCTGGTCGAACTCCATGCTGCTGGGCGGGATGGCCCTGCCATCGCGCAGCGGAGCCAGGGGCACGCAGTTGTCCGGCAGGCGGGGGCCCCAGTAGCGCCACAGCGGCGCCTCACCCGGGCGCACCTCCAGCACCACGCTGGTGTGGGTGCCATGCAGCGTGGTGAAGGTGGCAGAAGCCTCGGGTGCGTGGGTGCTCATGAGCCGTAAATGCGGGCGCCGCTCTTGTCGAACAACAAGGCCTTTGTAGCATCAAAGCGGGCTTCCATGGCCTGGCCGGAGCGCAGCTCGCGGCCGTTTTTGCTCTCGATAACCACCATCACGCCGCCGCTGGAGCGGGCGTAGGTAAAGGTCTCGCCGCCCAGGTGTTCCAGCATGTCGATGGTGACGGGCAGGACGGTATCGCCCTGCTCCTGGAAGTGCTCGGGCCGCACGCCCACCGACACCTCGCTGCCTACGGCCGGCAAGGTGCCGCCCAGGGGCAGCTGGATGGTGGTGTTGTCAAAACCGTTGAGGCTGATCTGGCAGCCATTGCCGCCATTCACGGGGGCGTGACCGGTGACCTTGCCTTCAAAGAAGTTCATGCGCGGCGAGCCGATGAAGCCGGCCACAAAGGTGTTGGCCGGGTTGTCATACAGTTCAAGCGGCGCACCCACTTGCTCGACCACGCCGGCGCGCAGTACGACGATTTTGTCGGCCAGGGTCATGGCCTCCACCTGGTCGTGCGTCACGTAGATGATGGTGCTGCCCAGCTCGCGGTGCAAACGCGCAATCTCGATGCGCATGTGTACGCGCAGCTCGGCGTCGAGGTTGGAGAGTGGCTCGTCAAACAAGAACACTTGCGGGTCGCGCACGATGGCACGGCCGATGGCCACGCGCTGGCGCTGCCCGCCCGACAGGGCCTTGGGCTTGCGGTCCATCAGCGGCTCGAGGCCCAGAATTTTGGCAGCGGCGTCTACCTTGCTTTGGACCACGTCTTTGGCCACACCGGCGTGCTTGAGGGCAAAGCCCATGTTTTCGCGCACTGTCATGTGGGGGTAGAGCGCGTAGCTCTGGAACACCATGGCAATGCCGCGCTTGGACGGGTCCACATGGTTCATGACCTGGTCGCCGATGCGCAGCTCGCCGCTGGTGATGTCTTCTAGGCCCGAGATGGCGCGCAACAGCGTGGACTTGCCGCAGCCCGAGGGGCCCACGAACACCACGAATTCGCCGTGTTTGATGTCGAGGTCCACGCCCCGAATGATGTCGATCTCGCCGAATGATTTGCGGACCTGGGTGAGTTTGACGTCTGCCATGTTCTATTCCTCGTCGACTCGGTTGTTTACGCGGCGCGCAGCGTGACGCGCTGCTCGCCCATGCGGCGGGTGGATACGCTCAGGGTAATGTCGCCCACCGCGCCAGTGGTTTCCAGCCAGAAGCCGGTGGTACCGCCCTTGAGCGTGAGCAAATCGGGCCCCAGCAGCTTGGCTGCGCCGGTGACTTGCACATGCACCACGTCGTCCATAAACGGCAGCAGGCGGCCGGCTTGGTCGAGCGCGCGCACGATGACGCGGGTGGCGTCCTTCTCATGGGCGTGCAATTGCGTGTCGTCCACCTGCACTTGCAAGGTGGTAGGCACCGGGTTGCCCGAGAGCTTGACGGTGGAAACCGCCTTGCCGTTGATGTAGCCCGTCACCGTGGCATCGCGCCACAGCATGCCCCAGGCGCCCAGGTCGTTCATGTTGACGTGGCGGCTGTCAAAGATGACCGGCGCGTGCGGCAGGTGGGGGTACAACGCGCGGTCAGGCTCGGCGCGCTTGGGCGCGAAGTCGCCCACTTGCAGTTCCACGTAGTCGCAGTTGGTGAGCACGATCAGGGGCAGCACCTCGCAGCGGTCTTTCTCGCCACGGGCCCAATAGGTCACGGGTTGCAGCACCACTTGCTCTGCAGGGCTGCACTGGCTGGTGTAACCCCAGGCGGCGAACTTGGGTTCGCGGAAGATGTCCATCACGCCGTGGTGGCAGATGCGGTCGCCCGCGCCGAAGTCTTTGTGGGTGTTGTAGTCAAACATGCACCAGCCAATGGCGCCGCTGATGACGGGGTTTTCATACGCCTTGTTCAGCACATCCAGATGCCGGCGCACATGCTCTGCCTGGCGGTCTTCGGGGTCGATGCGCTTGGTAGGGTACATGTGGCCGTTGAACTCGGTCACCAGATACGGCACCTCGTGGGCCAGGCCGGTCACTTGGCGTGGCTGGCGCAGCGGGGTGGGGGCAATGCCCTTCATCCACTCCGGGGGGGCCACGTGGCAGAAGTCGTTCACGGTGTACACGTCTTCCAGCAGCTCGCTGTTTTCGATGTAGCGCACGCCACCGGTCTGGCGGGTGCTGTCCAGGCTGCGGGCCATGGCGTTGGTGCGGGTGTAGAAGTCGTGGTTGTCTTGCGACTCGTTGATGCGCACGCCCCAGATGATGATGGAGGGGTGGTTCCAGTCGCGCTCGACCATGCGGCGCACGTTCTCCACCGACTCGTCCTGCCAGGCCTGGCCGCCAATGTGCTGCCAGCCCGGAATCTCTTCAAACACCAGGAGGCCGATTTCGTCACACCGGTTCAGAAAGTAGGTGGACTGCGGGTAGTGCGAGGTGCGTACAAGGTTGCACTTGAGCACGTCCTTCATGACGTCGGCGTCTTTGGCCTGGGCGCGTTGGCCCATGGCGTAGCCTACATAGGGGTAGCTCTGGTGGCGGTTGAGGCCGCGAATTTTGAGTGGCTTGCCGTTGAGGAAGAAGCCTTCGGTGGTGAAGCGCGCGGTGCGGAAGCCGAAGCGGGTGCTGTGCTGGTCGCTGCCGGCGCTGGTGTTCAGCGTGACGCGGGCCACATACAGCACAGGGCTGTCCAGCTCCCACAGCGCGAGGCCGGACAGTGCTTCAAACGAGGCGCTGAATTCCGCGCCCGCCACGTCCACGGTTTGCTGGTGCAGCACGGTGCCATCGATGGCGCACAGCTCTACCAGTGCGGTGCCTGTGAAGGTCACTTGGGTGGGGTTGGCCAGAAAGCCTTTGACGGTGACGCCCTTGGCGTCGCTGAGTTCGTTAGCGGTTTCAACCTTGAGGTTGGCAATGGACACCGCGTCGGTCACTTGCAGCCACACATCGCGGTAGATGCCGGCGTAGGTCAGGTAATCGATCTGGCCGCCGAAGGGGGGGATTTCGGGGTTCTCGCTGCCGTCCACCTTCACGGTAATGAGGTTGTCGCCCTCTTGGAGCAAACCGGTGAGGCGGGCGCTGAAGGGGGTGTAGCCGTCTTTGTGCGCGGCAACTTGCTGGCCATTGACCCAGACCACGCTGTTGGCCATGGCGCCGTCAAAGCTCAGGGCCACTTCGCGGCCGGCAAATGCGGGTTGCCAGGCCAGGGTGTACTGGTAGGCAAATTCCTTCTGGAATGCGCGTTCGTCGAAGTAGGTCATGTCCAGGTCGACGGCGTTGTGCGGCAGGCGCACGGCCTCGCCGGCAGCGGCCTTGGCGATGAGTTCAGACGAAAAAGAGGTGTGAAAAGTCCAGCCCGAGACGAGCTTGGTAACGGTACGCATGTGAAAAGCCTTATTTGACGGAGCCCAGCATGCCCTGTACGAACTGCCGTTGCATTGCGAAAAAGACGACCAGGGTGGGCAGGGTGGCGAGCATGGCCGCCAGCATGATCACGCCGAAGTCGGGGAAATAGGCCGAGCCCAGCGAGGACAACACCAGGGTGATGGTTTTGAGCTCGGGGGACTGCAGCACGATGAGGGGCCAGAGGAAGTTGTTCCATGCTGCCATGAACACGATGATGAATGCCGCCGCATAGGTAGAGCGCATCACCGGCACATACACAAACAGGAAGATCTGCCATTCCTTGAGGCCGTCCAGACGCGCGGCTTCGCGCAGCTCGGGCGGGAAGGCTTTGGTGCTCTGGCGAAAGTAAAAAATGATGTACGCAGAGGCGAGGGCCGGCAGGATGACGGCGAGGTGCGTGTCCAACAAATCGAACTTGGCCATCAGGATGAACAAGGGGATCATCAGCGCAGCAAACGGAACCATCAGCGTGAGCAGCAGGCCGTTGTAGACCCGCTCCCGGGCCTTGGAGCTGAACACTTCAAAACCGTATCCGGCCATGGACGAGATGACCAGCGTGAAGAAGCCGCCGATGATGGCGATCTTCCCGGAGTTCCAGAAGACCTGGGCCACATCAAAGGTTTTGTTGAGCTTTTCCAGGTTCTGCAGAAAGGCGCTGCCGAAGGTGAATTTGCCTTTGGTGACGTCCACCGAAGCATTGGTGGAGCTGATCACCATCCAGGCAAAGGGGAAGATGGAAACAAAGGCCATGACCCCCAGAAAGAGGTAGACGCCGGCCATGCGGAATTTTTCTGCCCAGTTGGTCATGTCAGTTGCGCTCCCGGGCGGCATAAAACTGGATGGCAGCCAGCGCGGCCACCAGCAGCACGATGACGTAAGACACCGTAGCGGCGTAGCCGAAGTTGGGCACGAATTTGAATGACAGGTTGTAGATGTACATGGACAGGGTGAGCGTGTTGTCCGAGAACACGGTGCCCACGGTGGTGATGTTCATGGGTTCATCAAACAACTGCAGGGTGCCGATGGTGGAGGTCACCGTGGTGAACAGGATCACCGGCTTGAGATTCGGGATGGTGATGGAGACAAAGCGGCGGTAGGCCGAGATGCCATCAATGCGGGCTGCCTCGTAGATCGACTTGTCGATGTTCTGCATGGCCGCGAGGTAGAAGATCATGTTGTAGCCGGTCCAGCGCCAGGTGATGGCGATGATGATGACTACCTTGGACCAGAACGGGTCGTTGAGCCAGGGGATGGGCTCAGCAATGAGGCCCAGCCACGCCAGCGCGTGGTTGACCAGGCCGTCATACGAGAACATGCTTTTGAACACCACCGAGTACGCCACCAGCGAGGTCACGCACGGCAGAAATACTGCCGTGCGCAACAGCCCGCGAAAGCGCAGGTTCGGCATGTTGAGGCAGCTGGCCATGACCAGCGCCAGCAACAGCATGATGGGCACTTGGATCACCAGAAAGATGCAGGTGTTCTGCAGTGCTTTCAGAAAGACAGGATCACTCGCCAGACGCACGATGTTGCCCACGCCTACGAACTCAACCACCGTTCCCTGCCCGGCATGCAGGGACATCCATAGCGAATGAACGATCGGGAAGGCCATGAAGACCCCGATCAGCCCGAGGGCGATGGAAACAAATAGCCAACCGTTGACGTCGTAAAAACGCCGGTAGCTGGTCGTGGGCTTTGGCGCCATGGTGCTCCTTGGGTGCAGTGTTGCCGTGACTTACTTGATTTGCGAGGCGAGCTGGTTGTGGATGTTTTCCAGCGCCTTCTCGACCGGCATGCCTTGTGCCAGACCGGGCAGCTGGGCGGCCACGGCAGCGTCACCTTCGGCGGTGTAAATGCCGTAGTTCACGCTAGGCACTTTGCCCATCCAGTCGCTGAACTTTTGCCAGACCTTGTCGCCACCGAAGAAGGGGTCGGCTTCAGAGTACGCCTTGCCACCACGGGATGCCAACAGGGAACCCACCGCACCGCGGGATTGCAGGATGGTTTGGTAGAAGTCCACATCCTTGGCGTAGATCTGGTTCAGGAAGTCCACAGCCGCTGCCTTTTCCTTGCCGCTGGACAGCACATACCAGCTGGAGCCGCCCAGGTTGGAAGCGTTGGTTGCGCCGGGCACATTCAGGCGCGGTGTGGCGGCCACAGCCCATTTGCCGGACTGGCTGGCTTCCGCCTTCACGGAGCCGGTGATCCACACGCCGGTAATTACGGAGGCGACGTCACCCTTGTTCAGCGCGCCGACCCACTCGCCCCAGCCGGAGGTGGGCTTGTAAACGCCGGTCTGCATGAACTTGACCTGGGTTTCCAGCGCGGCCTTCAGGGCGGGGTTGTTCTTGATGTCGAGCTTGCCGTCTTTGTCAAAGTACCAGCGGCCTGCGGACTGCATCATGATGCGGATGCTGGCGATGTCCTGGGGGTCCATGGCGAACATCTTCTTGCCGGTTTTTGCTTCGACTTGCTTGCCGATTTCCAGGTAACGGTCCCAGGTGATGTTCTGCATGTCCTTGTCGCTGAAGCCGGCCTGCTTGATCAGGTCGCTGCGGTAGTACATGCCGGTGGTGCCGGTGTCAAAAGGCAGGCCGTAGACTTTGCCGCCCATGGTCATCAGGTTGACCTTGTAGTTGGCAAACGCCTTGTGATCCACTTTGCCGGACAGGGGCTCAAACGCGCCGGGGAAGGAGCGCAAATACTTGGGTGCGTTGTAGTCCTCGACCAGCACGATGTCGGGCAGGGTCTTGGTCACGCCTGAGGCCAGGGTGGTCTGCAGCTTTTGCTCCACATCGGCTTTGGCCATGTCCATGATTTTGAAAGTCACACCGGGGTTCTTGGCGGTGTAACGCTTGGCCGCCTCTTGCATGATGGCGATGTTGAAGTTCGGGTCCCATGCCCAGATGGTGACTTCGCCGGCATTGGCGGCGTGGCTGGCCATCAGGCCGGTGCCGCCCAAGGCCAAGCCGAGCATGGCGGCTGCGGTGGAACGGATCGTGAAGCGTTTGGCGAAATTCATAGTGATTCTTCCTGTTGATATGGGGTCAGGCACGTCATGCGGGGCGAACCGTAGCATGCGTATCTGTTGTCTCCAGAGTCCGGGCCTGCCAAAAAAAGTGGGGCGGGTCAGGCTCTGCCTTTGTGAATGAAACCAGAGTGTGTTGGGGTTGAATCCTGGTACCGGCTGGCGTCCTTTCGTAAATTTAAGCGGTTAAATTTCTGACTGAAACACATGTCGACATTCGTACCGCCACCGGTCCGGAAGGCTTGCAGACCCGCCGGGGAGACATCCGTAAATTTAAAATTTAAGCGGTTAAATTCGACAATTTTTCGAGTATACCTATGGGTATCCGCAAAAAAACCGGCTCCTAGGGTAAGTCCTAGGGATCAAAAAAAGTATCAATCGATGCCAATTCACACCAAGTTGCAGTGCCCATGGCTACCCTGAGTGAAGTCGCCCGCCTGGCAGGAGTCACCACTGCCACGGTGTCCAATGTGCTGCGCAATACCCAGAAGGTGAAGCCAGCCACAGTGCAAAAGGTGCAAGAGGCGATTGCCGCGACCGGCTACCGCCCCAACCTGATGGCACGCGCACTGGCCGAAGGCAAGTCGTCCATGGTGGCGCTGGTGCTGCCCGACATCAACAACCCCTTCTACCCCGAGTTCGTGCGGGTGGCCGAGCGGGTGGCGCGGCACCGCAACTACTTTCTCATGGTGTGCAACACCGACGAGCGCCCTGACATCGGCCGCGCGTATCTGCACCAGATTGCCGGCACGCTGGCCGACGGCGTGCTGGTGCTGCACACCGGTATCAGCGCGGACGACATCAATGAGCTGAAGACCCGGCGCTCCCCCATCGTGTTGGCGTCCGAAGAGCAGGTGGACCTCGCCAACCGCATTCCCCATGTGGTGGTTAACTTCCACCGCGCGGGCGAAATTGCAGGGCAGCATTTGCTGGACTTGGGCCACCAGCGCATCGGTGCCATCGTGGGTTGCGGCCTGGAAGGCATGCAGCTCGGGCGTCTGGACGGGTTCAAAAGCGCCTTGTCTGCCGCTGGCATTGCGCTGGCTGAGCCAATGGTCCGCAATGTGAGCGACACCGTGGCCGGCGGCCATGAGGCCACCGACTCATTGCTGGAGCAGCACCCCGACATCACCGCCATTTTTTGCACCAACGATTTGATGGCCTATGGCGCCAGCCAGGCCCTGGCCGACCGGGGCATCCGCATCCCGCAAGACATTTCGCTCATCGGCATCACTGACATCCAGCTAGCACGCGACATGCGCCCGGCACTCACCACCGTGGCCTTGGGCATTGAGCAGGTGGCCACCATCTCCATCAACCTGCTGTTGGATTTGATTGAAAACCCCCAGCACGAACCGACCATCGTGCACGTGCCCGATCCGGTGCTGGTAGTGCGGGCCTCCACCGGCTCGGTGCGCAGCGGCACCTGAGGTACGGGCCGCCGTGGCGGCCTACAGTGTGTCGATGGGGTTGTGAGCCGTGTCGTCGCCGATGGCGAAGCGGTGCCGGCAGCGGGTGTAGAAGCTTGCGCCGAAGCGACCCACCGGGTGGTAGTCCTGCAGGTGCACGCGCCACTTTTCGGTGTCAATCAGGCCATCGCGCGCGCTCATCCACAGCACCCGGCCTATGAATACATAGCGGCTGGGTGTTTCCAGTGTTTCGTGCAATACGCATTCAAACGCCACCGGCGCCTCCGCAATGCGCGGCGGGCGCACGCTGTGCGACGGGGCAGCATGCAGGCCCACCGCGTCCAGCTCACTCACCGAGGCCGGGAAGGTCTGGCCGCAGGCGTGCATCTGGGCGGCCAGAGGTTCGTCCGTCATGTGCACGACGAACTCGCGCTGTGAAAGTATGTTGGCCGCCGTGTCCTTGAGCTGCCCGTCCTGCAAGCGGTTGATGCTGAGCATGACAACCGGCGGGTCCTCCCCCAGCATGTTGAACATGGAAAACGGTGCGGCGTTCACCACGCCCGCTGCGTTCAGGTTGGTGACCAG
This window encodes:
- a CDS encoding rhodanese-like domain-containing protein, whose product is MKTLVANITLALTMSLGALTAQAKDVIIDVRSPQEFAAGHVEGAINIEHTAIAQEIAKAGVGKDDTVLLYCQSGRRSGIALETLKGMGFSKAENVGGIEQARKTLAKK
- a CDS encoding alpha-galactosidase — translated: MSTHAPEASATFTTLHGTHTSVVLEVRPGEAPLWRYWGPRLPDNCVPLAPLRDGRAIPPSSMEFDQPLTVAPTFGVGWYMQSALLAHRSGQQFAQQFTHCEVETLLTGKRIAIHLTDSVAQLRLTLHMALDAHDVLQLSTTLVNDGPDVLDVQWLAAGTVPLPGNAQAVRSYTGQWANEFQLQVDALSRSTWQRENRRGRTSHDSFPGAVVTTPGSTEHAGTVYGAHLAWSGNHRQAIEWLHDGQYQWQMGEWLAPGEVRLGAGERLQTPTLFASCSVQGLNGLAANFHATVRSRVPWPGGRMRPRPVHLNTWEAVYFDHRTDDIRALAEAAASVGVERFVLDDGWFQGRHSDRAALGDWWPDPAKYPDGLQPLARHVNQLGMEFGLWVEPEMVNPDSQLFRTHPDWALQLEGRPLLTMRNQLVLDVARPEVADYLFTKLHALLSNVPIAYLKWDMNRDLTTAGNALGHPAYRRFVHALYALVDRVRAAHPQLEIESCASGGARLDMGVLAHTHRVWTSDCNDALSRVAIQRGALQFLPPEILGAHIGPAPAHTTGRSQSLNFRAGVALSGHLGIEADVRHMSDEDRMALGRWVGMYKQLRNRLHTGQVWLGEAGDGVVWQAHGDAGASEILLLVYRTAPTTHRNTPPLRLPMLRPAAHYTIERLDPTPPEWTSSPLNDAALAAGAQAALPPTAHGAWLAAVGLPLPRMYAESALIYRLRFIPQ
- a CDS encoding ABC transporter ATP-binding protein — translated: MADVKLTQVRKSFGEIDIIRGVDLDIKHGEFVVFVGPSGCGKSTLLRAISGLEDITSGELRIGDQVMNHVDPSKRGIAMVFQSYALYPHMTVRENMGFALKHAGVAKDVVQSKVDAAAKILGLEPLMDRKPKALSGGQRQRVAIGRAIVRDPQVFLFDEPLSNLDAELRVHMRIEIARLHRELGSTIIYVTHDQVEAMTLADKIVVLRAGVVEQVGAPLELYDNPANTFVAGFIGSPRMNFFEGKVTGHAPVNGGNGCQISLNGFDNTTIQLPLGGTLPAVGSEVSVGVRPEHFQEQGDTVLPVTIDMLEHLGGETFTYARSSGGVMVVIESKNGRELRSGQAMEARFDATKALLFDKSGARIYGS
- a CDS encoding glycoside hydrolase family 2 protein; protein product: MRTVTKLVSGWTFHTSFSSELIAKAAAGEAVRLPHNAVDLDMTYFDERAFQKEFAYQYTLAWQPAFAGREVALSFDGAMANSVVWVNGQQVAAHKDGYTPFSARLTGLLQEGDNLITVKVDGSENPEIPPFGGQIDYLTYAGIYRDVWLQVTDAVSIANLKVETANELSDAKGVTVKGFLANPTQVTFTGTALVELCAIDGTVLHQQTVDVAGAEFSASFEALSGLALWELDSPVLYVARVTLNTSAGSDQHSTRFGFRTARFTTEGFFLNGKPLKIRGLNRHQSYPYVGYAMGQRAQAKDADVMKDVLKCNLVRTSHYPQSTYFLNRCDEIGLLVFEEIPGWQHIGGQAWQDESVENVRRMVERDWNHPSIIIWGVRINESQDNHDFYTRTNAMARSLDSTRQTGGVRYIENSELLEDVYTVNDFCHVAPPEWMKGIAPTPLRQPRQVTGLAHEVPYLVTEFNGHMYPTKRIDPEDRQAEHVRRHLDVLNKAYENPVISGAIGWCMFDYNTHKDFGAGDRICHHGVMDIFREPKFAAWGYTSQCSPAEQVVLQPVTYWARGEKDRCEVLPLIVLTNCDYVELQVGDFAPKRAEPDRALYPHLPHAPVIFDSRHVNMNDLGAWGMLWRDATVTGYINGKAVSTVKLSGNPVPTTLQVQVDDTQLHAHEKDATRVIVRALDQAGRLLPFMDDVVHVQVTGAAKLLGPDLLTLKGGTTGFWLETTGAVGDITLSVSTRRMGEQRVTLRAA
- a CDS encoding carbohydrate ABC transporter permease translates to MTNWAEKFRMAGVYLFLGVMAFVSIFPFAWMVISSTNASVDVTKGKFTFGSAFLQNLEKLNKTFDVAQVFWNSGKIAIIGGFFTLVISSMAGYGFEVFSSKARERVYNGLLLTLMVPFAALMIPLFILMAKFDLLDTHLAVILPALASAYIIFYFRQSTKAFPPELREAARLDGLKEWQIFLFVYVPVMRSTYAAAFIIVFMAAWNNFLWPLIVLQSPELKTITLVLSSLGSAYFPDFGVIMLAAMLATLPTLVVFFAMQRQFVQGMLGSVK
- a CDS encoding carbohydrate ABC transporter permease; protein product: MAPKPTTSYRRFYDVNGWLFVSIALGLIGVFMAFPIVHSLWMSLHAGQGTVVEFVGVGNIVRLASDPVFLKALQNTCIFLVIQVPIMLLLALVMASCLNMPNLRFRGLLRTAVFLPCVTSLVAYSVVFKSMFSYDGLVNHALAWLGLIAEPIPWLNDPFWSKVVIIIAITWRWTGYNMIFYLAAMQNIDKSIYEAARIDGISAYRRFVSITIPNLKPVILFTTVTSTIGTLQLFDEPMNITTVGTVFSDNTLTLSMYIYNLSFKFVPNFGYAATVSYVIVLLVAALAAIQFYAARERN
- a CDS encoding ABC transporter substrate-binding protein; protein product: MNFAKRFTIRSTAAAMLGLALGGTGLMASHAANAGEVTIWAWDPNFNIAIMQEAAKRYTAKNPGVTFKIMDMAKADVEQKLQTTLASGVTKTLPDIVLVEDYNAPKYLRSFPGAFEPLSGKVDHKAFANYKVNLMTMGGKVYGLPFDTGTTGMYYRSDLIKQAGFSDKDMQNITWDRYLEIGKQVEAKTGKKMFAMDPQDIASIRIMMQSAGRWYFDKDGKLDIKNNPALKAALETQVKFMQTGVYKPTSGWGEWVGALNKGDVASVITGVWITGSVKAEASQSGKWAVAATPRLNVPGATNASNLGGSSWYVLSSGKEKAAAVDFLNQIYAKDVDFYQTILQSRGAVGSLLASRGGKAYSEADPFFGGDKVWQKFSDWMGKVPSVNYGIYTAEGDAAVAAQLPGLAQGMPVEKALENIHNQLASQIK
- a CDS encoding LacI family DNA-binding transcriptional regulator gives rise to the protein MATLSEVARLAGVTTATVSNVLRNTQKVKPATVQKVQEAIAATGYRPNLMARALAEGKSSMVALVLPDINNPFYPEFVRVAERVARHRNYFLMVCNTDERPDIGRAYLHQIAGTLADGVLVLHTGISADDINELKTRRSPIVLASEEQVDLANRIPHVVVNFHRAGEIAGQHLLDLGHQRIGAIVGCGLEGMQLGRLDGFKSALSAAGIALAEPMVRNVSDTVAGGHEATDSLLEQHPDITAIFCTNDLMAYGASQALADRGIRIPQDISLIGITDIQLARDMRPALTTVALGIEQVATISINLLLDLIENPQHEPTIVHVPDPVLVVRASTGSVRSGT
- a CDS encoding flavin reductase family protein → MTEVDFSQITAYQRYKLMASLIVPRPIALVTNLNAAGVVNAAPFSMFNMLGEDPPVVMLSINRLQDGQLKDTAANILSQREFVVHMTDEPLAAQMHACGQTFPASVSELDAVGLHAAPSHSVRPPRIAEAPVAFECVLHETLETPSRYVFIGRVLWMSARDGLIDTEKWRVHLQDYHPVGRFGASFYTRCRHRFAIGDDTAHNPIDTL